The stretch of DNA AGAGTATCCGAGGCACCCAAAAGAAGGTATTGAATAAATGGTATTATGAATTTCGTTTTGCTATCAACTTTTATCAAAACCCAAAGCTAACATCCTCCTCTCCTCCATACTGAAAATGCGCGCCTTGCAACTATTCCTTGTTTTCCTGCTTCCTAATCCTTCTCTGAATGTCCAGTAATTCAAGAACTGGGACCATAACGTCGGATCTGGGCTATCCTAGGTCAATTTACCTTTCGCCTGTGTCTTCTGCGATGCCGTTGAGATGTATGTCTCAATCGtgcgagatttttttcaaattagacTTAACGATTAAATTTCCTCCATTGGGCTCATTGAGCTTTAGTATAAATATCAAGGAATTCATAAAAACACGGTTAAGTAAGGGTCAGAGCTGCTGCATGTTTAAAGTAATCAAACAACGCCACATAAATACGAATgttgccaccagatgtcgacattgTACAATTGTCATCTTGCATTGCATTCAATTGAATTTTCCTCATTTTTAAGGGGGAAATGACGTCATTCTATCTTAGTTCATTCAAATGATATGGGCTGAATCATATGAGCGATTGACGTCATTGCAAATCAAAGGAAAAGAGTAACATTAGTGCGTATTGATAAACGAAATGATAATTGTCACATCTGGAAGCCATGGCGCCTGTTAGTCAGTACAATATGCAAACTCAAATACAAGCAAAAACAATCCTCATCGCTACCTCCATATAAGTGCCGAACTAACGGTCTGTGGCTGTGTGCGCGTGACACAGCCCAATTCAGTTGTGTTTGTATCAGCAGAAGAGAAACGCGATATGGGAAACTAACACAAGCCCTCGCTTGTATGTGGGTCTCAGGTGTATGCAACTCTTTGGAACAATCAACACGGAAATGAGTAATTTGGCATCCGTccgtattttgaattttgagctCTGGTGAAAGTATTCGTTCTTACAGATAAAGGCATATTCTAACCAATTAAGTGTGAGCAGGAGGATTATCCCAATCAGCAGCAGATGATGTGTAAACTTTCCATTTTCTCTTTCGCCAATCGATGATACATGACGCATGGCTGCAGTTAGTGTACATGAATCGCAGTGAAGTTGTGAATCATCGCTGTGTGCCCCTGAGCGCTCCATAGCATTGTGGAAATTTCTGTTTTCAGTTTGTCAGTGTTGATTCACGCGTTTTATTGTAGGGTTTGTTTTTATGGTCGTATTTTGTGAAATGTGGGTAGTTGGAGAAGATCGAAATGTATGGTTGCCTTAATTAGAAACTGCGCCTCTGTGTATTGGTGTAGCTCTGCCCTGTTCTGTCAGTGCGAGACGATAGCTGTCAAAAGTTGGAAAAATAAAACGCAGGCAAACAGTGTGGATGGTATAACATTTTTCCAGACATTAAGGACCTTGGAAATTATATATCCGGTCGATACTGACTCATTGTCTGCAAATACGCCGCCTCCATTTGGTGCAAAAGTGATATTGTAAGGCGAAAAAGTATTCTTACTTGCCCAGTGTGTGGAATAAGCGAAAGTTGCTCGAACGACAGAAAGCGCACACAGTCGCACTGATTGAATTGCATTGGCGAGGTGGTCAGTGGAGTGAAAAGTTGAATTTTTGTCAATTGCACCGAGTTTCACGGTGGAAAAAGTGGCCGACATGGTGAAGGAAGAGATTGTTTCCAACACAAAAACAGTGTTACAAAATCTAAAAGCTCTACATGTAGAGCATCTAACGTTAATGTCCAACCTATTCGAGGGCAACAAGAAAGATCCAGACAAATCGGAAATTGTGCAGAAGAATATCGAAAATATCGAACGTGGGCTGGGGGAAGCGCAAGCAATTTCCGCACTGGTTTCATATCTTCAAAATGTGGAAGCAGAAAAGCAAAAGCTACGTACACAAGTGAAACGGTTGTTCCAGGAAAATGCATGGCTGCGTGACGAACTGTCAAATACGCAGCAGAAATTGCAAACATCGGAGCAAAGCGTGGCACAGCTCGAGGAGGAGAAAAAACACCTCGAGTTTATGGTTTCGGTGAAAAAGTTTGACGAAAGTCTAGAATCGGAAGAATGCTTGGAAAAATCCCGCACGGATCTCGTGGTGGAACTGTTCCCGGAGGACGACACGAAGGATCGCAGTAGCACAAATCCATCTTCTCCGAATCAATTGTCCACAAGCGCAAACGCTGGCTACGAGATTCCGGCACGTTTGCGGACCTTGCACAATCTTGTTATACAATATGCATCGCAAGGCCGATATGAGGTAGCGGTTCCGCTGTGCAAACAAGCCTTAGAAGATTTGGAAAAGACCAGTGGACACGATCACCCAGACGTTGCCACCATGCTAAATATTCTTGCTCTGGTATATAGAGATCAGAACAAATACAAAGAAGCATCGAATTTATTAAACGATGCGCTTGCAATTCGAGAGAAAACATTGGGGGAAAACCATCCAGCGGTAGCGGCAACCCTCAACAATTTGGCCGTCCTCTATGGAAAACGTGGAAAGTATAAGGATGCGGAACCATTCTGCAAGCGAGCATTGGAAATTCGCGAAAATGTTTTGGGCAAAAATCATCCGGATGTTGCGAAGCAACTCAACAATTTAGCTCTGTTGTGTCAGAACCAGAACAAATACGAAGAAGTTGAGAAGTACTACCGAAGAGCTTTGGAAATCTATGAACTGAAGCTTGGTCCCGACGATCCGAATGTTGCTAAAACGAAGAACAATCTGGCTAGCTGTTATCTGAAGCAGGGCAAGTATAAGGAAGCGGAAATCCTGTACAAGCAGGTGCTGACACGAGCCCATGAGCGGGAATACGGTGCTATCAACGGTGATAATAAACCAATTTGGCAAGTTGCCGAGGAACGGGAGGAGAACAAGCTGAACGACAAAGGGAACACCCAATACAGCGAGTACGGCAGATGGCACAAAGCAGCGAAAGTGGATTCTCCAACGGTCACGACGACATTGAGGAATCTAGGGGCGTTGTACAAACGCCAGGGAAAATACGAGGCCGCCGAAACATTGGAAGACTGCGCTATGCGATGCAAGAGGGATGCTGCGGATTCGGTGAAACAAAATAAGGTTGCAAAAATTCTGGGCGTTCCTGAGGACAACAGACAGCAGAAGGCACCAAAGGAATAGGCTGACCGAATCTGAGTTGCAATCTAAATTAGGCAAAGTATAGATATAGAAAACCTTATATTTATTTGAATAGCTACACCGATTTGTTTACACCAatgaaatattctttttttacatttattcaAATTTCGAGCTGAGGCTAAAATGCTCATCAGTATGGTTTTCGCAGACAATGCTATTGCTGTTAGAAGACTTGACGTTTCTTCGAAGCCCCTAAGATACGTTCAATTGTCCATCAGATTACATTGTGCAGCGTGAAAAGTAGTGGCGAGGTTTCAATCCCGGAAACCTTCGCCTGAGATCGGAAGCTCCTGTGCGAACACTAATGCGTCTCGCATATTATAACGATGCTTTGGAAAGTTAAAAACAATGACATATATTCTATATTTGAATGAAGCTCGAAGAATTTACCTATTATTATAAACTATATTCTTGATAAGCGCACTAGATTTGCTCAACTAACAAACGCGTAACATGGTCTATACCAATACAGGGCTGAGTggataaaatcaatttttctcatgaaATAATGATCATCTCTAGAAATACTGCGCCAATGACATTTCCTATATTTACTTTGAATAGCTGACATCGTTCCATTAAcgagcagtttttttttgtcgaaatttACGGAGAGAATGAAAGATAGAAATTCGGAAACAATATGACAAAGATTAAACCATTAATTTTTCGAAATGCTTCGCTCGTGTGCAATGTGAGGGGGATAGAACAAAAGCAAATAAAACACACAAAACATGTGCTACGTTCCAAATTCCATTAATTTTAAGACTTTCAGAAGTTTATCATCAaagaaaatcaaacaataataATCAAGCAACACAGCACGCGGAATAATGTTTCACATTTTCAAACCAAATAACCAATAGGCAGAGTTGCACAAATGCAAGTGAAAATCCAGCAAACAAAAACATAGCAGATGATACATTCAACGCGGGGGTAAAATTTGATTTGAACAGTGTTTTGAACTTGGAAAAGGAGATATATTAATAAAACATTGCTTGAGGATATGCATTCGAGTTTTGAATAATACCCTAAAAGAAATCCCTGAAAGGCTTCCCCTCAACTGTTTCTCTTTTTATTTTCACATGTGGTACCTCTTCTACAAATCATGGTTATTCTGCACTGCAATTTACCTGTGATAACATTAGTCACTCGCTTCATTTCGGAATCCATCTTACTTCTTAGCTCCTATTTTCTACCCGAGTTGATAACAGAAGAGGACACGACTTCGAATCCCATCTAACGacaactatagtcacgccattcgtcTTCAGGAATATGGCTCTagccatctcacgtcactcgAGGTGCATAATAGGAAGACCACCTGGAAAGTTTTTGTAAGGTGGACAATCGATGGCatcattttcggaatattttattttttctatcaATAAGAAGGTTAGGAATGATGTGATAATACGACTAAATTTGCAACTACAGGGTCTATTCTATATGACAAGACATCTTATTGAAGATGACGTTAGTAGATTTGGAAGACTTCTGTCACTTTTTATTGATATGAACAGGGATGTCAAATGAAAGCAGAGACTACATCGGTGCGACCAGATTGAGTTTCATCCACAAAAACTTGCTCGAGATATGTCTATCAATCAGGTTTTGaaggtaaaaaatataaaacaattttGTTGAAGTTTGTATGGCTATTTCATAAATACGAGAGAAATATTTTCTGTTAACTACAAGTAATATCCACTCTTAAACCTGAATTTAGTAAACTCCAAGAGGTTGCCTTAAAAGTCAAACGCAATTAAATCCAGTTCCTTTGAAAAGGCTGCCATTAGCATTTTTGGGGTGCTTGTAGCCACATTGCGCGTCCGTACACTTAGTGAATGAACGTGGATTCAGAGCCCACGGGCCTAATTTCTAATCTTATTTGTGTGTGATGATAGCAACGTCTACGCAACAAAAATCAAGTGACGGATATCTAGCCTCTCTTCGTCCACACACGCTTTGTGCTACTTGCAACTATAACACCGGACTATTTGTGCTATCAATAACACAACAAttgaagcctcatatcaactgtcCTCGCTGTatggatttttgacgtaggattacgtctttcaggaacatattggggtacaaattgaaaatcgaaattcgagcacatcatgaaaatttttcattttcaaacgcgtattgctcactcatttcatgatggattgatgaaatttttgcgtcaatcgattttggcactccataacatttttttatattgaagaaaataatatatgtcatgcaactaactatcgaacaattgaaaaatctcaacccctatcctaacggaaatactcacttctgattggttgaaattgatgacacatgcggtgggtccctaacagagcatcaaaaccaagcagcctggagGAAAATCGGcaatgaaaatacatgaaagtagggggagcttttgttcctaccgaaatgtatttcctaacagagacatctaaaccaaggtgccacggggaaatcgacattgcagatatatgcaagtcgggggcattttaatattgcaagtaaggtgagtgatacgattaattctagtaaataaaattttaattttgaactttaatgttgattgcttcgtgcAATTTCATatgaatgaccgatcgtgtattgcgaaaaattttgaacaagtgtaagtttaaaattatatatggtagcagttgtgttaataATGACTCGATATATGAAACGAATTATTTCaactttcataaataaaaaccaaggtgtgttcccgctcgagagcgggtcgtttggttcaagctctctgttttgttgtgcattttcacccaaggaatgtttatacggcgagaaaaattagaaaagtgaagaaatattagaaaaagtgatttcccatatgctctacataaagAGTTGTCAGTCCAGTTAAAATTCTCATTGGGttaaatgaacaaaaattataaaaaaaattacctttagcatttcaaatatgttttctctatattaaagtaacatgtttttacttatgagtaaaattgataattgtgtttggtatCGGTACTGAACTTATATTACattagtgagtttttttttgttttatacatacataacacaggaggcatctcgtctaggcgcgggcggttttcatcatatctcgttccacttcagcatcttttatctgatacgcaccatctaacgactgtttaccatccttctgtcatcatcactcggtaaacactggtggagtgaaaaaACAATgcccaacaatcaaacaaaacgacccttttcagggccacaaatcattatcgaagagtttagcGATGTTATTCataaaacatatccaaaatcaacaaatagtctaacggaatcctacgtcaactatgcggtcgtgtctcggacacaaccctcctgttacttttttttccaaagattacttttaaaaaaaatagaatttttgaaCTACGgggccgatttagatgatcgacacatcaaatcgAAGCCAAGGAGCTCGTAttctttggaaaaaaacatCATACTTACAAAAAAGGAttctgttttcgtaattattgattgtacacTGGAATCGCTTTTTACACGGGGATACGTGTCGCGttcaaaaaaaccgcgtaaattccagaattcgcgtaaaaaaccgtgtaaattccaaaatccgcgtaaatttaaAATTCCGTGTAAAATCTAGCAAACAAGGAATTATCAGTTCAAAAtacaacccatattctaacacttgattaactgattttttttgcatgctaccaTCATGATATCTGTTACACCTTTTATTTCACAGTTACTAattagtgatacaatacaaatttAAGACTGTGCTTCacagtgtttttgttttttcataatttacatGGTTGAACATAGAGGGcacaatattttatatattttttcttgaaagctgagagttttttcacataaaataccATGAAATCAGAgatgcatttttttcgtttttgagttacaatttttcaaagttaacttgttttcattcttcgttcaatattcctaagCGACTTGACTagatgtatgcgactagaatccaattatTTCGCAAGTAATAGGCTGACCGGATCTGAGTTGCAATCTAAATTAGGCAAAGTATAGATATAGAAAACCTTATATTTATTTGAATAGCTACACCGATTTGTTTACACCAatgaaatattctttttttacatttattcaAATTTCGAGCTGAGGCTAAAATGCTCATCAGTATGGTTTTCGCAGACAATGCTATTGCTGTTAGAAGACTTGACGTTTCTTCGAAGCCCCTAAGATACGTTCAATTGTCCATCAGATTACATTGTGCAGCGTGAAAAGTAGTGGCGAGGTTTCAATCCCGGAAACCTTCGCCTGAGATCGGAAGCTCCTGTGCGAACACTAATGCGTCTCGCATATTATAACGATGCTTTGGAAAGTTAAAAACAATGACATATATTCTATATTTGAATGAAGCTCGAAGAATTTACCTATTATTATAAACTATATTCTTGATAAGCGCACTAGATTTGCTCAACTAACAAACGCGTAACATGGTCTATACCAATACAGGGCTGAGTggataaaatcaatttttctcatgaaATAATGATCATCTCTAGAAATACTGCGCCAATGACATTTCCTATATTTACTTTGAATAGCTGACATCGTTCCATTAAcgagcagtttttttttgtcgaaatttACGGAGAGAATGAAAGATAGAAATTCGGAAACAATATGACAAAGATTAAACCATTAATTTTTCGAAATGCTTCGCTCGTGTGCAATGTGAGGGGGATAGAACAAAAGCAAATAAAACACACAAAACATGTGCTACGTTCCAAATTCCATTAATTTTAAGACTTTCAGAAGTTTATCATCAaagaaaatcaaacaataataATCAAGCAACACAGCACGCGGAATAATGTTTCACATTTTCAAACCAAATAACCAATAGGCAGAGTTGCACAAATGCAAGTGAAAATCCAGCAAACAAAAACATAGCAGATGATACATTCAACGCGGGGGTAAAATTTGATTTGAACAGTGTTTTGAACTTGGAAAAGGAGATATATTAATAAAACATTGCTTGAGGATATGCATTCGAGTTTTGAATAATACCCTAAAAGAAATCCCTGAAAGGCTTCCCCTCAACTGTTTCTCTTTTTATTTTCACATGTGGTAACTCTTCTACAAATCATGGTTATTCTGCACTGCAATTTACCTGTGATAACATTAGTCACTCGCTTCATTTCGGAATCCATCTTACTTCTTAGCTCCTATTTTCTACCCGAGTTGATAACAGAAGAGTACACAACTTCGAATCCCATCTAACGacaactatagtcacgccattcgtcTTCAGGAATATGGCTCTagccatctcacgtcactcgAGGTGCATAATAGGAAGACCACCTGGAAAGTTTTTGTAAGGTGGACAATCGATGGCatcattttcggaatattttattttttctatcaATAAGAAGGTTAGGAATGATGTGATAATACGACTAAATTTGCAACTACAGGGTCTATTCTATATGACAAGACATCTTATTGAAGATGACGTTAGTAGATTTGGAAGACTTCTGTCACTTTTTATTGATATGAACAGGGATGTCAAATGAAAGCAGAGACTACATCGGTGCGACCAGATTGAGTTTCATCCACAAAAACTTGCTCGAGATATGTCTATCAATCAGGTTTTGaaggtaaaaaatataaaacaattttGTTGAAGTTTGTATGGCTATTTCATAAATACGAGAGAAATATTTTCTGTTAACTACAAGTAATATCCACTCTTAAACCTGAATTTAGTAAACTCCAAGAGGTTGCCTTAAAAGTCAAACGCAATTAAATCCAGTTCCTTTGAAAAGGCTGCCATTAGCATTTTTGGGGTGCTTGTAGCCACATTGCGCGTCCGTACACTTAGTGAATGAACGTGGATTCAGAGCCCACGGGCCTAATTTCTAATCTTATTTGTGTGTGATGATAGCAACGTCTACGCAACAAAAATCAAGTGACGGATATCTAGCCTCTCTTCGTCCACACACGCTTTGTGCTACTTGCAACTATAACACCGGACTATTTGTGCTATCAATAACACAACAAttgaagcctcatatcaactgtcCTCGCTGTatggatttttgacgtaggattacgtctttcaggaacatattggggtacaaattgaaaatcgaaattcgagcacatcatgaaaatttttcattttcaaacgcgtattgctcactcatttcatgatggattgatgaaatttttgcgtcaatcgattttggcactccataacattttttttatattgaagaaaataatatatgtcatgcaactaactatcgaacaattgaaaaatctcaacccctatcctaacggaaatactcacttctgattggttgaaattgatgacacatgcggtgggtccctaacagagcatcaaaaccaagcagcctggagGAAAATCGGcaatgaaaatacatgaaagtagggggagcttttgttcctaccgaaatgtatttcctaacagagacatctaaaccaaggtgccacggggaaatcgacattgcagatatatgcaagtcgggggcattttaatattgcaagtaaggtgagtgatacgattaattctagtaaataaaattttaattttgaactttaatgttgattgcttcgtgcAATTTCATatgaatgaccgatcgtgtattgcgaaaaattttgaacaagtgtaagtttaaaattatatatggtagcagttgtgttaataATGACTCGATATATGAAACGAATTATTTCaactttcataaataaaaaccaaggtgtgttcccgctcgagagcgggtcgtttggttcaagctctctgttttgttgtgcattttcacccaaggaatgtttatacggcgagaaaaattagaaaagtgaagaaatattagaaaaagtgatttcccatatgctctacataaagAGTTGTCAGTCCAGTTAAAATTCTCATTGGGttaaatgaacaaaaattataaaaaaaattacctttagcatttcaaatatgttttctctatattaaagtaacatgtttttacttatgagtaaaattgataattgtgtttggtatCGGTACTGAACTTATATTACattagtgagtttttttttgttttatacatacataacacaggaggcatctcgtctaggcgcgggcggttttcatcatatctcgttccacttcagcatcttttatctgatacgcaccatctaacgactgtttaccatccttctgtcatcatcactcggtaaacactggtggagtgaaaaaACAATgcccaacaatcaaacaaaacgacccttttcagggccacaaatcattatcgaagagtttagcGATGTTATTCataaaacatatccaaaatcaacaaatagtctaacggaatcctacgtcaactatgcggtcgtgtctcggacacaaccctcctgttacttttttttccaaagattacttttaaaaaaaatagaatttttgaaCTACGgggccgatttagatgatcgacacatcaaatcgAAGCCAAGGAGCTCGTAttctttggaaaaaaacatCATACTTACAAAAAAGGAttctgttttcgtaattattgattgtacacTGGAATCGCTTTTTACACGGGGATACGTGTCGCGttcaaaaaaaccgcgtaaattccagaattcgcgtaaaaaaccgtgtaaattccaaaatccgcgtaaatttaaAATTCCGTGTAAAATCTAGCAAACAAGGAATTATCAGTTCAAAAtacaacccatattctaacacttgattaactgattttttttgcatgctaccaTCATGATATCTGTTACACCTTTTATTTCACAGTTACTAattagtgatacaatacaaatttAAGACTGTGCTTCacagtgtttttgttttttcataatttacatGGTTGAACATAGAGGGcacaatattttatatattttttcttgaaagctgagagttttttcacataaaataccATGAAATCAGAgatgcatttttttcgtttttgagttacaatttttcaaagttaacttgttttcattcttcgttcaatattcctaagCGACTTGACTagatgtatgcgactagaatccaattatTTCGCAAGTAATAGGCTGACCGGATCTGAGTTGCAATCTAAATTAGGCAAAGTATAGATATAGAAAACCTTATATTTATTTGAATAGCTACACCGATTTGTTTACACCAatgaaatattctttttttacatttattcaAATTTCGAGCTGAGGCTAAAATGCTCATCAGTATGGTTTTCGCAGACAATGCTATTGCTGTTAGAAGACTTGACGTTTCTTCGAAGCCCCTAA from Toxorhynchites rutilus septentrionalis strain SRP chromosome 3, ASM2978413v1, whole genome shotgun sequence encodes:
- the LOC129779140 gene encoding kinesin light chain-like, with amino-acid sequence MVKEEIVSNTKTVLQNLKALHVEHLTLMSNLFEGNKKDPDKSEIVQKNIENIERGLGEAQAISALVSYLQNVEAEKQKLRTQVKRLFQENAWLRDELSNTQQKLQTSEQSVAQLEEEKKHLEFMVSVKKFDESLESEECLEKSRTDLVVELFPEDDTKDRSSTNPSSPNQLSTSANAGYEIPARLRTLHNLVIQYASQGRYEVAVPLCKQALEDLEKTSGHDHPDVATMLNILALVYRDQNKYKEASNLLNDALAIREKTLGENHPAVAATLNNLAVLYGKRGKYKDAEPFCKRALEIRENVLGKNHPDVAKQLNNLALLCQNQNKYEEVEKYYRRALEIYELKLGPDDPNVAKTKNNLASCYLKQGKYKEAEILYKQVLTRAHEREYGAINGDNKPIWQVAEEREENKLNDKGNTQYSEYGRWHKAAKVDSPTVTTTLRNLGALYKRQGKYEAAETLEDCAMRCKRDAADSVKQNKVAKILGVPEDNRQQKAPKE